A stretch of [Limnothrix rosea] IAM M-220 DNA encodes these proteins:
- a CDS encoding lipase family protein, with translation MPPEFKFEPYTTFYKPHNAYWLARAAGLAYTRKASDDASPDGNVILRELKAWDVGFSEVITFNNKSSQAFVAKHDGGGIFGSPGFVIIAFRGTDEKADWADNLGVWAVDFPAERGAAPLGRVHGGFYRAFLDIWEDKGPDDQFTMQEVLARDDYRRKPFWITGHSLGGALASVCSFNFAYYDVPFYGTYTFGQPRPSKRDLKRHFDAEAKQRYFRFQNNNDVVSRVPQRLAGYTHVGTFLYIDNEQNLTSDVGAWFQFTDRVDGLKAFVRERAQGGAFRDHDIAQYIEALEKNIGRNPAGL, from the coding sequence ATGCCTCCCGAATTTAAATTTGAACCCTACACCACTTTCTATAAACCCCACAATGCCTACTGGCTCGCCCGTGCCGCCGGTCTTGCCTATACCCGCAAAGCTTCGGATGATGCATCCCCAGACGGCAATGTGATTTTACGGGAGCTGAAGGCATGGGATGTCGGCTTTAGTGAAGTAATCACTTTCAACAACAAAAGTAGCCAAGCCTTTGTCGCAAAACACGATGGTGGTGGCATCTTTGGCTCACCGGGCTTTGTAATTATTGCCTTCCGAGGAACAGACGAAAAAGCAGACTGGGCTGACAATCTGGGGGTATGGGCTGTGGATTTTCCAGCGGAGCGGGGAGCTGCCCCCCTAGGAAGAGTGCATGGGGGATTCTATCGTGCCTTTCTTGATATTTGGGAAGACAAAGGGCCAGATGATCAGTTCACCATGCAAGAAGTCCTTGCCCGCGATGATTATCGTCGCAAACCATTTTGGATTACGGGACATAGTCTCGGTGGGGCGCTAGCTTCGGTTTGTTCGTTTAATTTCGCCTACTATGATGTTCCTTTTTATGGCACTTATACGTTTGGGCAGCCGCGACCCTCAAAGCGAGACCTGAAGCGTCATTTTGATGCGGAGGCGAAACAGCGCTATTTTCGTTTTCAAAATAATAATGATGTCGTTTCGCGTGTGCCGCAGCGTCTAGCGGGATACACCCATGTTGGGACTTTTCTCTATATCGACAATGAGCAAAATCTCACGTCGGATGTTGGGGCTTGGTTTCAGTTTACGGATCGGGTCGATGGTCTCAAGGCCTTTGTCAGAGAACGGGCACAGGGAGGGGCATTCCGCGACCATGACATTGCTCAGTACATTGAGGCATTGGAGAAAAATATTGGGAGAAATCCCGCAGGTCTATAG
- a CDS encoding DNA-formamidopyrimidine glycosylase, translated as MPELPEVETVRRGLEQITTGKTITGAEILLSKTLAAPEDPDYFLGAIKGLRIEAWQRYGKYLLGQLSDGSHLGIHLRMTGKFLWTSPTEPVQKHTRLRFFIDGDRELRFVDMRTFGQIWWVPAGTKVETVITGLTRLGVEPLSKDFTVNYLRDKCKNRQRPMKTFLLDQAIIAGLGNIYADESLFKSGILPTRAASSLKPKELKKLHAAIIEVLETSISQGGTTFSDFVSTTGTNGNYGGMALTYGRTGEPCRVCGSPIERIKMAGRSTHFCSVCQK; from the coding sequence ATGCCAGAATTGCCAGAAGTCGAAACGGTGCGCCGTGGTTTAGAACAAATTACCACCGGAAAAACGATTACAGGAGCTGAAATTCTTTTGTCAAAAACCTTAGCCGCTCCTGAAGATCCCGATTATTTTCTGGGTGCTATCAAAGGATTGAGGATTGAGGCTTGGCAACGCTACGGCAAATATCTTTTAGGGCAATTATCGGACGGTTCCCATCTAGGTATTCATCTCAGAATGACAGGGAAATTTCTCTGGACATCTCCCACTGAACCCGTCCAAAAACATACGCGACTTCGATTTTTTATTGACGGCGATCGCGAGCTGAGATTTGTTGATATGCGCACCTTTGGACAAATTTGGTGGGTTCCGGCAGGGACAAAAGTGGAAACGGTGATTACAGGTTTAACGCGTCTCGGTGTTGAGCCATTATCCAAAGACTTTACGGTGAATTATTTGCGAGACAAATGCAAAAATCGCCAGCGCCCAATGAAAACTTTTTTGCTCGATCAGGCGATAATCGCAGGTTTAGGAAATATCTACGCCGATGAGTCTCTCTTTAAATCAGGAATTTTACCGACCCGCGCGGCTAGTAGTCTTAAGCCGAAAGAATTGAAAAAACTCCACGCCGCCATTATTGAAGTGCTGGAAACATCTATTTCCCAAGGCGGCACAACTTTTAGTGATTTTGTCAGTACCACCGGCACCAATGGAAATTATGGTGGTATGGCTCTAACTTACGGACGCACTGGAGAACCTTGTCGTGTGTGTGGCAGCCCAATCGAGCGCATCAAAATGGCTGGGCGATCGACACATTTCTGTTCTGTTTGCCAAAAGTAA
- a CDS encoding phycobilisome degradation protein NblA: MSSENQLSIDQRLKVQMFEMKARNLSLEQTQEFLLELFRQMMVKENLMAKITES, from the coding sequence ATGTCTTCAGAAAATCAACTCTCGATCGATCAAAGGCTCAAAGTACAGATGTTTGAGATGAAAGCTCGCAACTTATCTTTGGAGCAGACCCAAGAGTTTTTACTGGAATTATTCCGTCAGATGATGGTTAAAGAAAATTTGATGGCAAAAATCACGGAAAGCTAA
- a CDS encoding alpha/beta fold hydrolase, with product MTFSPPTRRSLQLDNEITLSYFEWGQGGEPVLLLHGLADNGLVWAKLGEALQQKYHVVALDLRGHGDSSKPESGYLCDDYIADFKGVFAKFSWSKAHILGHSWGGKLAAIWAMREPEYFRSLMLADPFFNNKIPQWWTLTFPIAYKVLPFLKLMGEFPSYEKAEAIAKGLKQFRGWNEWQAAIFNASIEPMEAGKYHSKFVKRACDEIFVDVMQEQGVSHPSDLPSLFIQPEKGLNRVSFQVASYKKNLTNLTWQTVPGNHWAHIVEPEAFNQAIADFLMQL from the coding sequence ATGACTTTTTCTCCCCCAACCCGGCGATCGCTCCAACTAGATAACGAAATTACTCTGTCCTATTTTGAATGGGGGCAAGGCGGCGAACCTGTTTTGTTACTCCACGGCCTAGCAGACAATGGCTTGGTTTGGGCAAAGTTGGGGGAGGCACTCCAGCAGAAATATCATGTGGTGGCTCTCGATTTGCGGGGACATGGTGACAGTTCTAAACCGGAGTCGGGTTATCTTTGCGATGATTATATTGCCGACTTTAAAGGTGTGTTTGCCAAATTTAGTTGGTCAAAAGCTCATATTCTCGGTCATAGTTGGGGCGGAAAATTGGCGGCGATTTGGGCAATGCGCGAACCTGAATATTTCCGCAGTTTGATGTTGGCTGATCCGTTTTTTAATAACAAAATTCCCCAATGGTGGACGCTTACCTTTCCTATTGCATATAAAGTGTTGCCTTTTCTCAAGCTCATGGGTGAATTTCCCAGTTACGAAAAAGCAGAGGCGATCGCCAAAGGGTTAAAGCAATTTCGTGGTTGGAATGAATGGCAAGCTGCAATTTTTAACGCCAGCATTGAACCAATGGAAGCTGGCAAATATCACAGCAAATTTGTGAAGCGAGCCTGCGATGAAATTTTTGTAGACGTGATGCAAGAGCAAGGCGTTAGTCATCCCAGCGATTTACCGAGTTTGTTTATTCAACCCGAAAAAGGCTTAAATCGCGTCAGTTTTCAGGTTGCATCCTACAAGAAAAATCTTACGAATCTCACCTGGCAAACGGTTCCCGGCAACCATTGGGCACATATCGTCGAACCAGAAGCATTTAATCAGGCGATCGCCGATTTCCTCATGCAACTCTGA
- a CDS encoding NAD-dependent epimerase/dehydratase family protein, translated as MSKVIVTGVAGFIGSNLAETLLSQGQEVIGVDQVNDYYDQNLKRQNVAALKDFKNFQFMEDDIQNLDWRSLFSEANVVFHQAAQAGVRASWGQGFRDYTERNINSTQIMLEAAKEVGTLERFVYAGTSSVYGNAETMPTSELIPPQPVSPYGITKLAAERMCFLYHRNFNVPVTSLRYFTVYGPHQRPDMAFHKFFKAAIKETTIPIYGDGKQTRDFTFVSDAVQANLLALKTPEAVGEIFNIGGGSRVILNDVLDEIDQIVGKPITRNYGDRARGDARHTSADVTKAKTILGYDPQVSLSEGLRREWEWIQTLYC; from the coding sequence ATGTCGAAAGTCATTGTTACGGGCGTTGCTGGATTTATTGGTTCTAATCTCGCGGAAACTTTACTCTCTCAGGGACAAGAGGTGATCGGAGTTGACCAAGTTAATGACTATTACGACCAGAATTTAAAACGGCAAAATGTTGCGGCTCTAAAGGATTTTAAGAATTTCCAGTTTATGGAAGATGATATTCAAAATCTCGATTGGCGATCGCTCTTTTCTGAAGCCAATGTTGTTTTTCACCAAGCTGCACAAGCAGGTGTGCGGGCAAGCTGGGGACAGGGTTTTCGGGATTATACCGAGCGCAATATTAATAGCACTCAAATTATGCTCGAAGCGGCCAAGGAAGTTGGCACATTAGAGCGGTTCGTTTATGCGGGAACCTCTTCGGTTTACGGTAACGCGGAAACAATGCCCACTTCTGAACTGATTCCACCACAACCGGTTTCTCCCTACGGCATTACAAAATTGGCAGCGGAACGGATGTGCTTTTTATACCACCGCAATTTTAATGTGCCTGTGACTTCGCTACGGTATTTCACGGTTTACGGGCCTCACCAACGGCCAGACATGGCGTTCCACAAATTTTTCAAGGCGGCAATTAAAGAAACCACAATTCCTATTTATGGCGATGGTAAACAGACCCGTGATTTTACGTTTGTGAGTGATGCGGTGCAGGCAAATTTATTGGCACTCAAAACGCCTGAAGCGGTAGGTGAAATTTTTAATATTGGTGGTGGCAGTCGGGTGATCCTCAATGATGTCCTCGATGAAATTGACCAAATTGTCGGCAAGCCGATTACCCGAAATTACGGCGATCGCGCGCGGGGAGATGCGAGACATACTAGTGCTGATGTGACGAAAGCGAAAACAATTTTGGGTTATGACCCGCAGGTGAGCTTGTCAGAAGGATTACGCCGTGAATGGGAATGGATTCAAACGTTATATTGCTAA
- the glmU gene encoding bifunctional UDP-N-acetylglucosamine diphosphorylase/glucosamine-1-phosphate N-acetyltransferase GlmU, with product MVAVAILAAGKGTRMKSDLPKVLHLLGGRSLVERVIESCDLIAPERVCAIVGYRADEVKTALAHRSELEFVEQKEQLGTGHAVQQLLEPFKDFSGDVLVLNGDVPLLRPETIAEFVKVHQDNQNDATILTAQLPDPTGYGRIFCDENLIVSQIIEHRDCTEEQRQNNRINAGVYCFKWETLAEALPQLTTNNDQQEYYLTDVVLHCDKVMAMDVADAQEISGINDRFQLSNAYSILQNRIKTKWMKAGVMMLQPETITIDDTVHLEPDTVIEPNCHLRGTTTIQGGCHVGPGSFIENSAIAANCTIMSSYVIDSEVGENTRIGPFAHLRGKAVVGDGCRIGNFVEVKKSAIGNGCNMAHLAYIGDAELGQKVNIGAGTITANYDGVNKHKTVIGDRSKTGANSVLVAPINIGEDVTIAAGSTITKDVEADSLAVARARQKDIKGWTLKS from the coding sequence ATGGTAGCGGTAGCAATTCTCGCAGCAGGCAAAGGCACTCGGATGAAATCGGATTTGCCAAAGGTTCTTCATCTCCTCGGTGGGCGATCGCTGGTGGAACGTGTCATTGAGAGCTGCGACCTGATCGCACCTGAGAGGGTTTGTGCCATCGTCGGTTACCGTGCCGATGAGGTAAAAACGGCTTTAGCCCATCGCTCTGAATTAGAATTTGTCGAACAAAAAGAACAGCTTGGTACGGGTCACGCAGTGCAGCAATTACTGGAGCCGTTTAAGGATTTTTCTGGGGATGTGTTGGTGCTCAACGGGGATGTACCTTTATTGCGCCCTGAGACGATCGCCGAATTTGTAAAAGTCCATCAGGATAATCAAAATGACGCAACGATTTTAACGGCGCAACTGCCTGACCCGACGGGTTATGGTCGGATTTTCTGTGATGAAAACTTAATCGTGAGCCAAATTATTGAGCACCGTGACTGTACTGAAGAGCAGCGCCAAAATAATCGCATTAATGCTGGGGTGTATTGCTTTAAATGGGAGACCCTTGCGGAGGCATTACCGCAACTCACCACCAATAATGATCAGCAGGAATATTACCTCACTGATGTGGTGCTCCACTGCGACAAAGTGATGGCGATGGATGTGGCTGATGCTCAGGAAATTAGCGGTATTAACGACCGTTTCCAACTGTCCAATGCCTATTCGATTTTGCAAAATCGCATTAAAACAAAATGGATGAAGGCGGGGGTGATGATGCTCCAACCGGAAACAATCACCATCGACGATACGGTGCATTTAGAGCCGGACACCGTCATTGAACCGAACTGTCATCTGCGCGGAACCACGACAATTCAAGGGGGTTGTCATGTTGGCCCCGGTAGCTTTATCGAAAACAGTGCGATCGCCGCGAATTGCACCATTATGTCGAGCTATGTGATCGATAGCGAAGTGGGCGAAAATACTCGCATTGGCCCCTTTGCCCATTTGCGGGGGAAGGCTGTTGTGGGCGATGGTTGCCGCATCGGAAATTTCGTTGAAGTGAAAAAATCGGCGATCGGCAATGGCTGTAATATGGCGCATCTTGCCTATATTGGCGACGCGGAACTGGGTCAAAAGGTAAATATTGGCGCGGGGACGATTACTGCAAATTATGACGGGGTCAATAAACACAAAACTGTGATCGGCGATCGCAGTAAGACTGGAGCCAATAGCGTTCTGGTTGCGCCGATTAATATTGGTGAAGATGTCACAATTGCAGCGGGTTCAACCATTACCAAAGATGTGGAGGCGGATTCCCTAGCCGTTGCCCGCGCTCGTCAAAAAGACATTAAAGGTTGGACATTAAAATCCTAA
- a CDS encoding restriction endonuclease: protein MAIPDYQTLMLPLLQYLGDGNEHSLRETIEYLAEKFELNSTEKQELLPSGKQPRFDNRVGWSGTHLKKSGLVRYPRRGYYQITQKGIQVLKEKPNKITSKFLRKFPEYLEFVAPESSHTISKSHQVNDVANTPEEILEEGFRQIQQELATDILDRVKSCSPEFFENLVIDVLLAMGYGGSRKEAGQVVGKSGDGGIDGIIKEDRLGLDVIYIQAKRWDGNVGRPEIQKFVGALQGQRARKGIFITTSNFTKEAIDYSQTIDSKIILINGKTLVQLMIDSDVGLYTAEVYKIKKIDSDYFLE, encoded by the coding sequence ATGGCGATTCCCGATTATCAAACTCTAATGTTGCCTCTTTTACAATATTTAGGTGACGGTAATGAACATTCTTTGCGTGAGACGATTGAATATTTAGCAGAGAAATTTGAACTCAATAGCACAGAGAAACAGGAACTATTGCCCAGTGGAAAACAACCACGATTTGACAATCGTGTGGGCTGGTCAGGAACACATCTTAAAAAATCTGGATTAGTCCGATATCCTCGTCGTGGCTATTATCAAATAACTCAAAAAGGCATCCAGGTACTAAAAGAAAAACCGAATAAAATAACCTCTAAATTTTTAAGGAAATTTCCCGAATATCTTGAATTTGTTGCACCAGAATCATCACATACGATCTCAAAGTCCCACCAAGTTAATGATGTCGCTAATACTCCAGAAGAGATTTTAGAAGAAGGTTTTCGGCAAATACAGCAGGAGTTGGCCACAGATATTCTTGACCGAGTTAAAAGCTGTTCACCAGAATTTTTTGAAAATTTGGTGATCGATGTGTTATTGGCAATGGGTTACGGCGGCTCTAGAAAAGAAGCAGGTCAAGTGGTTGGCAAGTCTGGGGATGGCGGCATTGACGGCATTATAAAAGAAGATCGTTTAGGGCTTGATGTCATTTACATTCAAGCAAAACGTTGGGATGGCAATGTTGGCAGACCTGAAATCCAGAAATTTGTTGGTGCATTGCAGGGACAACGGGCAAGAAAAGGCATTTTTATCACAACGTCCAACTTCACAAAAGAAGCGATTGATTATTCCCAGACGATCGACTCCAAAATCATTCTGATTAACGGCAAGACACTAGTGCAATTAATGATCGATAGCGATGTTGGTTTGTATACGGCAGAGGTTTACAAAATCAAAAAAATTGATAGTGATTATTTTCTGGAATAG
- the gshB gene encoding glutathione synthase: MKFAFILDPIAKLDPGHDTTVAFMEAAQQLGHEVWITQIEDLSIIKNQAWATLQAVTLNPVKLIDGLWRAEKEWFELGEKKLMPLTEMQAVFMRKDPPVDTPYLYATYILDLVDPTKTLVVNNPQGIRAANEKVYALNFGDVIPTTIVTSQKSVVREFVEEKGAAVIKPLGGKAGEGILFLPKGDRNFNSLLEISTKQGTEPVMVQEFLPAAKDGDKRLIVLDGEPIGAVNRIPTGDDFRGNMAVGGRIAQVDITERDRHIAATVAPKLKEDGLYFVGLDIIGGNLTEVNVTSPTGVREADRLDGLSLGKKVMEWTVAEVNSL, translated from the coding sequence GTGAAATTCGCTTTTATCCTCGATCCCATCGCCAAACTTGATCCCGGTCATGACACCACCGTTGCCTTTATGGAGGCCGCCCAGCAGCTCGGCCATGAGGTTTGGATTACCCAGATCGAAGATTTAAGCATTATCAAAAATCAGGCTTGGGCAACTTTACAGGCTGTCACGTTAAATCCGGTCAAACTAATTGATGGACTGTGGCGTGCTGAAAAGGAATGGTTTGAGCTGGGCGAAAAAAAGCTGATGCCCCTCACGGAAATGCAGGCGGTATTTATGCGTAAAGATCCGCCCGTCGATACGCCCTATCTCTATGCCACCTATATTTTGGATTTGGTTGACCCGACAAAAACTCTTGTGGTGAACAACCCCCAAGGCATTCGCGCCGCCAACGAAAAAGTCTATGCGCTTAATTTTGGTGATGTCATTCCCACGACGATTGTGACCTCGCAGAAATCCGTTGTGCGGGAATTTGTGGAGGAAAAAGGCGCAGCAGTAATTAAACCCCTCGGTGGTAAAGCGGGGGAAGGGATTTTGTTTTTACCGAAGGGCGATCGCAACTTTAACTCTCTTTTGGAAATTAGTACCAAACAGGGCACAGAACCCGTAATGGTGCAAGAATTTTTGCCTGCTGCGAAGGATGGTGATAAACGCTTAATCGTCCTTGATGGTGAGCCAATCGGTGCGGTAAATCGGATTCCCACAGGCGATGATTTTCGCGGGAATATGGCCGTCGGTGGACGCATTGCCCAAGTGGATATTACCGAGCGCGATCGCCACATTGCGGCAACGGTAGCGCCGAAACTAAAGGAAGATGGACTGTATTTTGTGGGGCTAGATATTATTGGCGGTAATCTCACAGAAGTGAATGTCACCAGTCCCACCGGAGTGCGGGAAGCAGATCGCCTTGATGGACTTTCCCTCGGTAAAAAAGTAATGGAATGGACAGTGGCAGAGGTGAATAGTTTGTAG
- a CDS encoding DUF29 family protein — protein MEELLELKGFLLSGNIADALLLVEEMTEMSKDDKLNKIFSFSIILLLHLIKQKAESRSTRSWEISIFNSVKQIQRTNKRRKAKGTYLTLEELRETLEDAYESGLRQAALEAFEGKYEADELAAMVDQNKIIDQAIALISGDEA, from the coding sequence ATGGAAGAGTTATTAGAACTCAAGGGATTTTTGCTCAGTGGGAATATCGCCGATGCGTTGCTATTGGTGGAGGAAATGACGGAGATGAGCAAAGATGACAAGCTCAACAAAATTTTTAGTTTCAGCATTATTTTATTACTCCACCTGATCAAGCAAAAAGCCGAGAGTCGCTCTACCCGCTCATGGGAAATTTCGATCTTTAATTCGGTCAAACAAATTCAACGTACGAACAAACGACGCAAGGCGAAGGGAACCTATCTAACTCTGGAGGAATTACGGGAAACCCTAGAGGATGCCTATGAATCTGGACTGAGACAGGCAGCTCTAGAGGCGTTTGAAGGCAAATATGAGGCGGATGAGCTGGCGGCTATGGTTGATCAGAATAAGATTATCGATCAGGCGATCGCCCTTATTTCTGGGGACGAAGCTTAG
- a CDS encoding Tab2 family RNA-binding protein, whose translation MNDQMPAPPQPLPDELWGEEWRFASIPAGDFWDMFGDRPIPFLSMPPEFNPVNLGIASNTFIPGVVIYGGRQSMQLASWVAERKPQTHIYQETEKNLAGGLLLNDKSDQRWVTLTFHDQTIATAGQRYQQRLMAAKGLHFLLVQPDDSDVTFSGLWLLKA comes from the coding sequence ATGAACGATCAAATGCCAGCACCACCGCAGCCCTTGCCCGATGAGCTTTGGGGTGAAGAATGGCGGTTTGCCAGTATTCCGGCTGGAGATTTTTGGGATATGTTTGGCGATCGCCCAATTCCGTTTCTCTCGATGCCCCCCGAATTTAATCCCGTTAATCTTGGCATTGCCTCCAACACCTTTATTCCCGGTGTGGTGATTTACGGCGGCAGACAATCAATGCAACTGGCGAGCTGGGTTGCGGAACGAAAACCCCAGACGCATATTTATCAAGAAACCGAAAAAAATCTTGCTGGCGGATTATTACTAAACGATAAATCTGATCAACGCTGGGTCACTTTAACCTTTCACGATCAGACGATCGCCACCGCCGGACAACGCTACCAACAGCGGCTAATGGCAGCCAAGGGATTACATTTTTTGTTGGTGCAGCCCGATGACTCCGATGTGACTTTTAGCGGATTATGGTTACTGAAAGCATAA
- a CDS encoding CPBP family intramembrane glutamic endopeptidase, with protein sequence MGITALLLFIVGNLWRMIGNVALLPWEITPTAFLQGGAIAAGIIMMSSILYALWEDYRQSVNTYLEFVLKPLALPDVVWLGLLPGLSEEFLFRGIMLPGLGFGWIALVFSSALFGVLHISGAQQWSYAVWATVIGFVLGFSAIATGNLFVPVIAHIITNLTSSFIWKIRNPMTTSQK encoded by the coding sequence ATGGGTATTACCGCGCTGCTACTGTTTATCGTCGGTAATCTCTGGCGCATGATCGGCAATGTGGCATTGTTGCCTTGGGAAATTACCCCGACAGCTTTTCTCCAAGGTGGGGCGATCGCCGCAGGCATCATTATGATGAGTAGCATTTTATATGCGCTGTGGGAAGATTATCGTCAAAGTGTCAATACCTATTTAGAATTTGTCCTTAAACCTTTAGCTCTCCCGGATGTGGTGTGGTTGGGGTTATTGCCCGGCCTCAGTGAAGAGTTTTTATTTCGCGGCATTATGCTGCCCGGCTTAGGATTTGGCTGGATTGCCTTAGTTTTTTCTAGTGCCTTATTCGGTGTATTGCACATTAGCGGCGCACAGCAGTGGTCTTACGCCGTTTGGGCGACGGTAATTGGTTTTGTGCTGGGGTTTAGTGCGATCGCCACCGGCAATCTTTTTGTGCCAGTTATTGCCCACATCATCACAAATCTCACCTCTAGTTTTATTTGGAAAATTCGTAATCCTATGACCACGAGCCAAAAATAA